The Acidimicrobiia bacterium genomic sequence ACCTCGTCTCGATCAAGCGTGCGGGAGCCGACTTCGTGCTGACGTACCTCGCCCGCGAGACGGCCGAGCGTCTCCACGCGTCTTGAACCTCTTCGAGCGCGCCCGCGCGGTGATCCCCGGCGGTGTCAGCTCGCCCGTGCGGTCGTTCGCGGCCGTGGGCGGCGAGCCGTTCTTCGTCGCGCGCGCGGAGGGCCCGTATCTCGTCGCGACGGACGGCCGGCGGTACGTCGACTACGTGCAGTCGTGGGGTGCGTCGATCCTCGGCCATGCCCATCCCGTCGTCGTCGACGCCGTGAAGCGCGCCGCGGAGGCGGGCACGTCATACGGCGCGCCGACCGAGAACGAGGTACGCCTCGCGGAGGCGATCTGCGAGCGCGTCCCGTCCGTCGAGAAGGTGCGGCTCGTCTCGTCGGGGACCGAGGCGGCGATGACCGCGCTGCGTCTCGCTCGCGGAGCCACCGGTCGCGACACGATCGTGAAGTTCGCGGGCGGCTATCACGGTCACAGCGACGCGTTGCTCGTCGCCGCGGGCAGCGGCGTCGCGACGCTCGGCATCCCGGGCTCGGCCGGCGTCACCGCGGGTGCGGCGGCCGACACGCTGGTGCTGCCGTTCAACGACGACGCCGCGCTCGACACGGCGTTCGACGAACGCGGCGACGACATCGCCGCGGTGATCGTCGAACCGGTCGCGGCCAACATGGGCCTCGTCGAACCGTGCGACGGGTTCCTCGCGCGGCTGCGCGACCGGTGCGACGCGCGCGGCGCGCTCCTGATCTTCGACGAGGTCATCACCGGCTTTCGCGTCGCCCGCACGGGCGCGCAGGGACTGTTCGGCGTGACGCCCGATCTCTCGATCTTCGGGAAGGTCGTCGGCGGGGGCCTGCCGCTCGCGGCGGTGGGCGGCCCCGCCGCGCTGATGGACGAGCTCGCGCCGGTCGGCGCCGTCTACCAGGCCGGCACGCTGTCGGGGAACCCGCTCGCGACCGCGGCCGGACTCGCGGTCCTCGAGCTGCTCGACGACGGCGTGTACGCGACGCTCGCCGACCGCGCCGCGTTCCTCGCCGCCGGGCTCACGACCGTGCTGCGCGAGGCGGATCTCGCGGTGCAGGTCCCACGGGTCGCGACGCTCCTCGGGCTGTTCTTCTCACCCGTGCCCGTGACCGACTACGAGAGCGCGCAGGCCGCCGACGTGAAGCTCCACGCGGCGTTCTTCCACGCGATGCTCGAACGGGACGTCTTCCTCCCACCGAGCGCGTTCGAGGCGATCTTCCTCGGCCTCGCGCACGAGTGGCCCATCCTGGAGCGCACCGTCGAGCTGGCCGGCGCGGCCGCGCTCGACGTCGCGAAGCGGGCGCGCTGAGGAAGCGCCCGGCTCGCCTACTCGCGCTCGCGGCGGCGCCGGATGCGGTCGAGGAAGAACAGCGCCGTCGCGATCACGTACACCATGATCACGAGCCCGAGGAACGCCTCGGCACCACCCGGGTACCCGTTCTCGCCGCCCGCGTTGATCAGCTGCTGTGCCGACGCGGGCGCCGCGAGCGCGACGAGCGCGAGCGTGGCGACCGTCGTGACGTACGCGACTCGGCGTGTCATCCGGTGCATCGTCGCCTCCTCAGAGCCTCGCCGGCACCGGCGCGCCGCCGGCGCGCTCGGCCTCGGCCGCCATCTCCTGCAGGTCGCGCTCACGCCAGTGGAGCCCGAGCAGCGACAGCGCGAACAGCACGACCGACGCGAAGAACACGACGAGCGGCGGGACGCGCATCGAGCCGAGGTCGAGCTCGAACACGAGGTAGCTCACCGGCTTCGTCGGGTCGCACGTCGGGGTCGGCAGCGGTGCGCCGAACGGCACCCGGACGTTCTTCACCGGGCATACCTGGGCGACCGCGTAGTACGGCTTGTGGGTGAACTGCAGCTTCAGCGGGTTCGGGTGGCTCCCGCCGACGGTGCGGATGTTCGACACGACGTAGTCCGTCGACTGCTGGAACTTCGCGAACGGCCCCGGTGTCGGCGGCTTGGCGCCACCGACGGCGGTCGGGATGACGAGCACCGCGTCAGCCGCGGCCTTGATGTTCGCCTCGTCGGCGGCGGCCACGGGCTTGCCCTGCGTCTTGATGTTGCGGATCTCCGCGACCTTGGACGCGCTCGGCGAGTCGAGTTGCGCGACCGCCTTCCACGTCGGCTGCCGGCCCTTCAGCGTGTCGAGCGGTGAGGCCGTCGTCAGCCAGAGCAACGACAGCAGGCACATCATCCCTGTGAGGCCCGACACCGCGATGAGGAAGCCGAGGCGCGCGCCGAGGTTCGTCGTCAGCAACAGGTACACGGAACCGCAGAACAGCCCGACGGCGGCCACCACGACGAGAATGCCGAGGACCGTCGGGTACCACAGCGACCTGTGCGCGAGCCCTTGTGAGGTCGAGGTCTGCGCGATGACGAGTCCGATCACGTCGTGAGCTCCCCGCGGTTAGAGGCTGCGCTCGTAGGCGATGATGGCGTCGATCTGCTCCTTCGAGAGGAGCGTGCCGAAGTGCGGCATGCGCCCGGACGAGATGCCGCGCACGCCGTACTGCTTGTTCGCCTCGACCCCGTCGGCGATCCACGTGTACTGCTCCGTGATCCCCTCGGGGCCGGGGAACTGGTCGACGACGGCGCCGTTCGTCAGGTTCGGGCCGAACGCGCCCGTGCCCTGCGCAGACGGGAGTGGTACGCCGCCCTTGGTCGGGTCGAAGTACGACCAGCCTCTCGTGTGGCAGCGCGCGCAGTTGGCCTGGAACAGCAGGTTCCCGTACGCGATCTGCGCGGGGCTGTTCTGCACGTTCGGGTCACCCGACTTCCACGTCGTGACGAGCTGTTGGGTCTGCTGCGCGTAGACCTGCGAGTTCTTGATCGCAGCCTGCGCGTTCGTGATGTCCTCGCGGTCGAGCTGGACCGCCGTCTGCAGGTCCTTGTCGGTCGGGTTCTTCGCGAGCGCGGCCTCGTCCTGGGCCAGCTGCTGCTGCGCGCTCGCGAGGTTGTCCCGCGCGGTCTTCACGTTGGACTGCGCGGTGCTGATCATGCTGTTGAGATCGCTCTGCTCCTGCTGCTGCGCCTTCGCGGGCGACAGCTGGATGCTCTGCAGGTACGCGATGAGGTCGTCCACGCTCTGCGTGTTCTTCGACCCGCCGCCGGCGACACCCCACGCCGGCATCGGCGTGCCGGGCCGGCCGTACGTGATGATCTGGTTCACCTGCGCGGGTGTGTACCGCAGCAGCACGGTGTTCAGCGCCGGCGCGCGCCACGTCACCTGGACGGGTTGGTTGCTGCCGCTCGCCGGCGGTTGCAGGACGTACGTCGTCGACCCGCCGCTCGCGTCCGTGCCGTGGCAGTCGGCGCAGCGCAGTGACTGCGTCGGGTCGTACGCCTTCATCGTGTCGTTCGCGAACAGGGTCGCACCCCGGTCGACGGCCGCCTTGTCGAACCCTGCGACCGCCTTCGACTCGCGCG encodes the following:
- a CDS encoding c-type cytochrome — its product is MTVRKGLIIINIIAALFIAGVLVYRVLSARRNPDAKLPQNQRPYLTDAELEGPKLERALGWALWCAVIIAAALPIYWLWEPTRESKAVAGFDKAAVDRGATLFANDTMKAYDPTQSLRCADCHGTDASGGSTTYVLQPPASGSNQPVQVTWRAPALNTVLLRYTPAQVNQIITYGRPGTPMPAWGVAGGGSKNTQSVDDLIAYLQSIQLSPAKAQQQEQSDLNSMISTAQSNVKTARDNLASAQQQLAQDEAALAKNPTDKDLQTAVQLDREDITNAQAAIKNSQVYAQQTQQLVTTWKSGDPNVQNSPAQIAYGNLLFQANCARCHTRGWSYFDPTKGGVPLPSAQGTGAFGPNLTNGAVVDQFPGPEGITEQYTWIADGVEANKQYGVRGISSGRMPHFGTLLSKEQIDAIIAYERSL
- the hemL gene encoding glutamate-1-semialdehyde 2,1-aminomutase; translated protein: MNLFERARAVIPGGVSSPVRSFAAVGGEPFFVARAEGPYLVATDGRRYVDYVQSWGASILGHAHPVVVDAVKRAAEAGTSYGAPTENEVRLAEAICERVPSVEKVRLVSSGTEAAMTALRLARGATGRDTIVKFAGGYHGHSDALLVAAGSGVATLGIPGSAGVTAGAAADTLVLPFNDDAALDTAFDERGDDIAAVIVEPVAANMGLVEPCDGFLARLRDRCDARGALLIFDEVITGFRVARTGAQGLFGVTPDLSIFGKVVGGGLPLAAVGGPAALMDELAPVGAVYQAGTLSGNPLATAAGLAVLELLDDGVYATLADRAAFLAAGLTTVLREADLAVQVPRVATLLGLFFSPVPVTDYESAQAADVKLHAAFFHAMLERDVFLPPSAFEAIFLGLAHEWPILERTVELAGAAALDVAKRAR